One genomic segment of Sanyastnella coralliicola includes these proteins:
- a CDS encoding OmpA family protein, giving the protein MQKTNTKHAVQRYSLLLLFALFCSVAFGQKNYTEDADLAFENKAYHEAAADYLRVYGKLSGVAEKGEVNYKIGECYRLMLDHKGAEDYYKKAIGFRFDETDPIVHYNYGEVLRAQNKFDDAIQKYNDYMEKGGDKTKARAAIEMCEKAALEMDEPSSRYVVDQMPILNSEQFDYGPAWSGKRYDEIIFGSARPSSAGSSDDPITGESYMDLFISERDKKGKWSTPVPVNNTINTQHNEGAACFDKKFSTMYFTRCIDEKDARFACDIYYARRQGKDFGPAEPMNLIDRELNDSSQVGQPALSPDDMYMVFVSDMPGGFGGRDLWYVEYDKKAKTWGKPKNMGDKVNTKGDEMFPSFKLDGTLYFASDMHGSMGGLDIFKATRAGEDMTIAEVEGMPAPINSSSDDFGIIWEKDLDQGMFTSSRPNGKGKDDIYEFKMPPLEFAYIANVYNYDTGVPLANSKVTVQGTDGQSYNLTTDGNGGISLDNGEIIASTNYAVDVALDGYIGTSDQFSTEGLAESTTFAREYFLKEIVIGIEYDLPLVQYPFNEATLLVNEEVNSADSLNFLYDLLVTNGNFVIQLEAHTDTRGKVGYNQELSQRRAQTCVDYLVSKGIAKDRMVAVGKGKSEPKISDKEINAMATEEEKEAAHQVNRRTIFKILRYDYVPKEE; this is encoded by the coding sequence ATGCAAAAAACCAACACCAAACACGCTGTGCAACGTTACTCCCTACTTTTATTGTTCGCATTGTTCTGCTCTGTAGCCTTCGGTCAGAAGAACTACACTGAGGATGCAGACCTTGCTTTCGAAAACAAAGCCTACCACGAAGCGGCGGCTGACTACCTCCGCGTTTATGGAAAGCTCAGTGGAGTCGCTGAGAAAGGAGAGGTGAACTACAAGATCGGTGAATGTTACCGTCTGATGCTGGACCATAAAGGAGCAGAAGACTACTACAAGAAAGCGATCGGGTTCCGTTTCGATGAAACAGATCCAATAGTACACTACAACTACGGTGAAGTGCTTCGCGCTCAAAATAAATTTGACGACGCAATCCAGAAGTACAATGACTACATGGAGAAAGGTGGCGACAAGACAAAAGCTCGCGCTGCAATCGAAATGTGTGAAAAGGCTGCACTTGAAATGGATGAGCCTTCAAGCCGTTACGTAGTAGATCAAATGCCAATCCTAAACTCTGAGCAGTTTGATTACGGCCCAGCATGGAGTGGTAAGCGTTACGATGAGATCATCTTCGGATCTGCTCGTCCTTCATCGGCAGGTTCTTCTGATGACCCGATCACTGGTGAGTCTTACATGGACCTCTTCATCTCTGAACGTGATAAGAAAGGAAAGTGGTCAACACCAGTTCCGGTAAACAATACAATCAACACGCAGCACAATGAAGGTGCAGCATGTTTTGATAAGAAATTCTCTACGATGTACTTCACTCGTTGTATCGACGAGAAGGATGCACGTTTCGCTTGTGATATCTACTACGCACGTCGTCAAGGAAAAGACTTTGGTCCAGCAGAGCCAATGAATCTCATCGATCGCGAGTTGAACGATTCATCTCAAGTTGGGCAGCCAGCGCTTTCTCCAGATGATATGTACATGGTGTTCGTTTCTGATATGCCAGGTGGTTTCGGTGGACGTGACCTATGGTATGTAGAGTACGATAAGAAAGCCAAAACTTGGGGTAAGCCTAAGAACATGGGTGACAAAGTGAATACGAAAGGAGATGAAATGTTCCCATCATTCAAATTAGATGGAACACTTTATTTCGCTTCTGATATGCATGGTAGCATGGGAGGACTTGATATCTTCAAGGCAACACGCGCTGGAGAAGACATGACGATTGCTGAAGTTGAAGGAATGCCTGCACCAATCAACAGTTCTTCTGATGATTTCGGAATCATCTGGGAAAAAGACCTAGACCAAGGGATGTTCACTTCTAGCCGTCCAAACGGAAAAGGTAAAGACGATATCTACGAGTTCAAGATGCCTCCGCTGGAGTTTGCGTACATCGCGAATGTATACAACTACGATACGGGTGTACCATTGGCGAACTCAAAAGTGACGGTGCAAGGAACCGACGGTCAGAGCTACAACTTGACTACAGATGGAAACGGTGGAATCTCTCTTGATAACGGAGAAATCATTGCTTCAACAAACTACGCTGTAGATGTTGCACTTGATGGCTACATTGGTACTTCTGACCAATTCTCAACAGAAGGTCTTGCTGAGTCTACGACATTTGCTCGTGAGTACTTCCTAAAAGAAATCGTCATCGGTATCGAGTACGATCTTCCATTGGTACAGTACCCATTCAACGAAGCAACGCTTCTTGTGAACGAAGAAGTGAACTCTGCCGATTCTTTGAACTTCCTTTACGATCTACTAGTAACGAACGGAAACTTCGTAATCCAGCTTGAAGCACACACAGATACACGTGGTAAGGTTGGATACAACCAGGAGCTTAGCCAGCGTCGTGCACAAACTTGTGTAGACTACCTAGTATCGAAAGGAATTGCTAAAGACCGCATGGTCGCAGTAGGTAAGGGTAAGAGCGAGCCTAAGATTTCTGATAAAGAAATCAATGCAATGGCAACTGAAGAAGAGAAAGAGGCAGCTCACCAGGTGAACCGTCGTACGATCTTTAAGATCCTCCGATACGATTACGTACCGAAGGAAGAATAA
- a CDS encoding AIR synthase related protein, which translates to MSDSRYQQRGVSASKEDVHAAIKNVDKGLFPHAFCKIVPDTLTGSDEHCIVMHADGAGTKSSLAYIYWKETGDASVWKGIAQDALVMNLDDLLCVGATDNILLSSTIGRNKNLISGEVISAIINGTEELLDELRSQGIGIKSTGGETADVGDLVRTIIVDSTVVCRMRRDEVIDNANIAPGQVIVGLSSFGQANYETEYNGGMGSNGLTSARHDVFHKVLADRYPETYDPDVPKDLVYTGSKQPTEAVEGVPVDAGKLVLSPTRTYAPVIKAILSKHRDAVKGMVHCSGGAQTKVLHFVNDVHVIKDQLFDCPPLFKLIQEQSGTDWKEMYKVFNMGHRMEIYTDAASAEAMIEIANSFGVEAQIVGRVEEGSGKHLTISSEFGTFEYKEA; encoded by the coding sequence ATGAGTGATTCTCGCTACCAACAACGCGGAGTTTCCGCATCCAAAGAAGACGTCCACGCAGCTATTAAGAACGTGGATAAAGGTCTATTCCCTCACGCCTTCTGTAAGATCGTACCTGATACGTTAACAGGCTCTGATGAGCACTGTATTGTCATGCACGCTGATGGAGCGGGTACGAAGTCTTCACTGGCTTACATCTACTGGAAAGAAACAGGTGATGCTTCCGTGTGGAAAGGAATTGCACAAGACGCTCTCGTGATGAACCTCGATGACCTCCTTTGTGTAGGAGCCACAGATAACATCTTGCTTTCATCTACCATCGGACGAAACAAAAACCTCATTTCGGGTGAGGTTATCTCTGCGATCATCAATGGTACAGAAGAGTTGCTTGATGAGCTAAGGTCTCAAGGCATTGGTATCAAGTCAACGGGTGGTGAAACTGCCGACGTAGGCGACCTCGTTAGAACAATTATCGTTGATTCTACGGTCGTGTGTCGTATGCGTCGTGATGAGGTCATTGACAATGCGAACATTGCTCCAGGACAAGTCATCGTTGGGCTTTCTTCTTTCGGGCAAGCGAACTACGAGACTGAATACAATGGTGGAATGGGAAGTAATGGACTTACTTCTGCTCGTCACGATGTCTTCCATAAGGTATTGGCAGATCGTTACCCAGAAACCTATGATCCAGATGTGCCAAAGGATTTGGTATACACTGGTAGCAAACAACCTACGGAAGCAGTTGAAGGTGTCCCAGTTGATGCTGGTAAGTTGGTTCTTTCTCCAACGCGTACTTATGCGCCTGTGATTAAGGCGATACTTTCGAAGCACCGCGATGCAGTCAAAGGAATGGTGCATTGCTCAGGAGGAGCTCAGACGAAAGTGCTTCATTTCGTGAATGACGTTCATGTCATCAAAGACCAGCTATTCGATTGCCCACCATTGTTCAAGTTGATTCAAGAGCAATCGGGTACAGATTGGAAAGAGATGTACAAAGTCTTCAATATGGGGCACCGTATGGAGATTTATACTGATGCCGCTAGCGCGGAAGCGATGATCGAAATCGCCAACTCATTTGGAGTTGAGGCGCAAATCGTCGGACGCGTAGAAGAGGGTTCAGGCAAGCACCTGACCATTTCTTCGGAGTTCGGAACCTTCGAATACAAAGAAGCTTAA
- the prfA gene encoding peptide chain release factor 1, giving the protein MIDKLVAIEDRYREVSMLIVDPEVIADNKRYATLMKEYKDLGKIVDLSKRYRNVVDNIASSREMLETETDPEMKEMAQEELLSLQEEESSLQEEVKVALIPKDPEDSKNVIVEIRAGTGGDEASIFAGDLFRMYTKYLETKGWTMEVANLNEGTVGGFKEIVFSVSGEDVYATMKYESGVHRVQRVPATESQGRVHTSAATVAVLPEADEVDVELNMSDVKKDTYRASGAGGQHVNKTESAVRLTHLPTGVVVECQDGRSQHKNYEKALQVLRSRLYEQELAKKQAERAAERKSLVSTGDRSAKIRTYNYPQGRVTDHRINLTLYNLQNIIDGDINEIIEALKVAENAEKMKEGQA; this is encoded by the coding sequence TTGATCGATAAACTCGTAGCGATCGAGGATCGTTACCGTGAGGTCAGCATGCTCATTGTTGACCCAGAAGTGATCGCCGATAACAAGCGATACGCTACGCTCATGAAGGAGTACAAAGACTTGGGGAAAATCGTTGATCTCTCAAAACGATACCGCAACGTCGTAGATAATATTGCTTCGAGCCGTGAAATGCTCGAAACGGAGACAGATCCTGAAATGAAGGAGATGGCTCAAGAAGAATTGCTGTCGCTCCAAGAGGAAGAATCTTCTCTTCAGGAAGAGGTGAAGGTTGCCTTGATCCCTAAAGATCCTGAAGACAGTAAAAACGTAATCGTTGAGATTCGTGCTGGAACTGGTGGTGACGAAGCCAGTATCTTCGCTGGTGACCTCTTTAGAATGTACACCAAGTACCTTGAAACAAAAGGGTGGACTATGGAAGTAGCCAACTTGAACGAGGGAACAGTAGGTGGATTCAAGGAAATCGTCTTCAGCGTTTCTGGTGAAGATGTATACGCAACAATGAAGTACGAGTCTGGTGTACATCGTGTTCAGCGTGTCCCTGCAACAGAATCCCAAGGGCGAGTGCACACTAGTGCTGCCACAGTCGCTGTACTTCCAGAAGCAGATGAAGTAGATGTCGAGTTGAATATGTCAGACGTGAAGAAAGACACTTACCGTGCAAGCGGGGCAGGAGGTCAGCACGTTAACAAGACGGAGTCTGCTGTGCGTTTGACGCACCTTCCAACTGGTGTGGTTGTAGAATGTCAAGACGGACGATCACAGCACAAGAACTACGAAAAAGCCTTGCAGGTACTTCGTTCGCGTTTGTACGAGCAAGAACTTGCGAAGAAACAAGCCGAACGTGCAGCTGAACGCAAGAGCTTGGTTTCAACAGGAGACCGCTCTGCGAAGATTCGCACTTACAATTACCCACAAGGACGAGTAACTGATCACCGAATCAACCTCACGCTATACAATTTGCAGAACATCATCGATGGTGATATCAACGAAATCATCGAAGCATTGAAGGTGGCTGAGAACGCCGAAAAAATGAAAGAAGGACAGGCATGA
- the pyrF gene encoding orotidine-5'-phosphate decarboxylase — MTRQELIAQIQQKGSYLCVGLDTDLNKIPAHLPKTAEGMLTFNKAVIDATADLCVAYKPNLAFYEQYGTEGWEVLKATVDYIPDHCFVIADAKRGDIGNTAAAYARALFDDLGADAITVAPYMGRDAVTPFLEHEGKWTIVLGLTSNPGAADFQYHGEPKLYERVIRACAEWGSPEQLMYVIGATRPEDMKEVRDMVPDHFFLVPGVGAQGGSLTDVSNAALTADAGLLVNSSRGIIYAGQGEDFATDVRRAASTLAEQMAQFLKA, encoded by the coding sequence ATGACAAGACAAGAATTGATCGCGCAGATTCAACAGAAAGGAAGCTACCTATGTGTTGGATTGGACACTGACCTAAATAAGATCCCGGCTCACCTACCTAAAACAGCTGAAGGGATGCTTACTTTCAATAAAGCAGTAATTGATGCTACTGCTGACCTATGTGTTGCATACAAGCCTAACCTAGCGTTCTATGAACAATATGGAACAGAAGGGTGGGAAGTCTTAAAAGCAACAGTAGACTATATCCCAGATCATTGCTTCGTGATCGCTGATGCAAAACGTGGCGACATCGGAAACACTGCTGCAGCTTATGCAAGAGCACTTTTTGATGATCTTGGTGCCGACGCAATTACAGTGGCACCATACATGGGGCGGGACGCTGTCACACCATTTCTAGAGCACGAAGGCAAGTGGACAATCGTCCTTGGGTTGACTTCGAATCCTGGGGCTGCAGACTTCCAATACCACGGAGAGCCTAAGCTCTACGAACGTGTCATTAGAGCATGTGCAGAATGGGGTAGCCCAGAGCAACTGATGTATGTGATTGGTGCTACACGTCCAGAAGACATGAAAGAAGTACGCGACATGGTTCCTGATCACTTCTTCTTAGTACCTGGTGTAGGCGCACAAGGAGGGAGTTTGACTGATGTGAGCAATGCTGCATTAACAGCAGATGCCGGTCTATTGGTGAACTCTTCACGTGGTATTATCTACGCTGGACAAGGCGAGGACTTTGCCACAGATGTTCGCAGAGCTGCGAGCACACTTGCTGAGCAGATGGCTCAATTCCTAAAGGCATAA
- a CDS encoding DUF2851 family protein translates to MNEDYLQYLWRFQQLGNTQLTTTSGKDVSVLFQGHWNRNAGPDFLEAKLRIGKELWIGSVEIHLRSSDWRRHHHVHDPAYQNVILHVVYEDDEPLVNAAGQEVPTLIVERHLDSDHYDYYRHFIEHHSALACEKNLGEVDEFKRNNWLHRMAIERLERRTERVKALLERYHQDWNAVWWHMLCRSFGFGLNQIAYEQLAMTLNWKWLAKMVGNPQKIGDVLLCHSSWIELDKRLEPNQKPRENYQHFQRLHEVTPIAPSNWRRGKMKPANHPRVRLGQLTALIENGWLQWRKASMCEDLDELMQVLDVSIAVDHLTLQLEARETARIGRAARERIITNAVIPVVFYFGRLHGDQKLIDRMLDWQDRLKPEDNRIIRMWTQTGWKPRSMLETQGQLHLFEQYCSGKKCLSCLIGITLLNDHKNDPTNTRHL, encoded by the coding sequence ATGAACGAAGACTACCTACAGTATTTGTGGCGTTTCCAGCAGCTTGGAAACACCCAATTAACCACGACATCAGGCAAAGATGTGAGTGTTTTGTTCCAGGGCCACTGGAATCGAAATGCCGGTCCTGATTTCCTTGAGGCGAAACTGCGAATTGGAAAGGAACTCTGGATTGGGAGTGTTGAAATCCATCTCAGATCTTCTGATTGGCGAAGGCACCATCACGTGCATGACCCCGCCTACCAAAACGTGATTCTGCATGTGGTGTATGAAGATGATGAACCGCTGGTCAATGCGGCAGGACAGGAAGTGCCGACCTTGATTGTTGAACGTCATTTAGACAGCGATCATTACGACTACTACCGCCATTTTATTGAACACCATTCCGCGCTAGCGTGTGAAAAGAACTTGGGAGAAGTAGATGAATTCAAACGTAATAATTGGCTTCACCGCATGGCCATTGAACGACTGGAACGACGGACAGAACGTGTGAAGGCATTGCTCGAACGTTACCATCAAGACTGGAACGCGGTATGGTGGCATATGCTCTGCCGGTCATTCGGATTCGGCTTAAATCAAATCGCCTACGAACAATTGGCCATGACCTTGAATTGGAAGTGGCTCGCTAAGATGGTTGGGAATCCACAGAAGATTGGAGACGTGTTGCTTTGCCATTCTTCATGGATCGAATTGGATAAGCGACTGGAGCCAAATCAAAAGCCACGTGAAAACTACCAACACTTCCAACGATTACATGAAGTGACTCCCATAGCTCCTTCGAATTGGCGTCGAGGTAAAATGAAACCCGCAAATCACCCCAGGGTGCGGCTCGGACAGCTGACTGCACTCATTGAAAATGGCTGGTTACAATGGAGAAAAGCCAGCATGTGCGAGGACCTAGATGAACTAATGCAAGTACTTGATGTTAGTATTGCAGTTGATCACCTCACGCTTCAGTTAGAAGCACGTGAAACAGCTCGAATAGGAAGGGCAGCGCGAGAGCGTATTATTACCAATGCGGTCATCCCGGTTGTATTCTATTTCGGACGACTCCACGGAGATCAAAAGCTGATCGATCGTATGCTCGATTGGCAAGACCGACTAAAACCAGAAGACAATCGGATAATCCGAATGTGGACGCAGACCGGCTGGAAACCGCGAAGCATGCTCGAAACGCAAGGACAACTCCATTTATTCGAGCAATATTGCAGCGGAAAAAAATGCTTATCTTGCCTCATAGGGATTACACTGTTGAATGACCACAAAAATGATCCAACGAATACTCGACATCTTTGA
- a CDS encoding PspC domain-containing protein: MTTKMIQRILDIFEINAYGVCAWWGNKLGIKAHRVRLSFIYLSFITLGSPIIIYLIMAFILENKHYFKPSRKRRTIWEL, from the coding sequence ATGACCACAAAAATGATCCAACGAATACTCGACATCTTTGAAATCAACGCCTACGGGGTGTGCGCTTGGTGGGGTAATAAACTCGGGATCAAGGCGCATCGTGTACGATTGTCGTTCATCTATCTTTCATTCATCACTCTTGGCTCACCGATCATTATCTACTTGATCATGGCCTTTATCCTTGAAAACAAGCATTATTTCAAACCTTCACGTAAGAGAAGAACTATCTGGGAACTGTAA
- a CDS encoding potassium channel family protein: protein MVLEDYTFIEAFYMTMITISTVGYREVHPLSNAGMIFTAVLILTSIGTFTYAISAITTYFVAGEYRNRFKAAKVKKEIEKYENHVIVCGFGRVGQMAASQLESHDQQVVVIEMDEGKIDLINETKPYWCIHGNATQDELLQRAGIDKAQALITTLPDDAANLYVVLTAKELNNRLTLISRASKSESVKKLRIAGADNVIMPDSVGGAHMASLVVTPDVIDFIDHIRIQGEGEINLEEVAFTDLPPDFQYQTLGELDVRNRIGVNIIGFKTTDGQYIINPGSETRIVPNSKLFVLGNPKQIKLLNRIFGIQAT from the coding sequence ATGGTCCTTGAAGATTACACCTTCATTGAGGCCTTTTACATGACGATGATCACCATCTCAACGGTGGGTTATCGTGAAGTCCACCCTCTTTCGAACGCCGGGATGATTTTCACCGCTGTGTTGATCCTTACCAGCATCGGTACCTTTACCTATGCGATTTCCGCAATTACAACGTATTTTGTTGCCGGAGAATACCGAAACCGATTCAAAGCCGCCAAAGTGAAAAAAGAGATCGAGAAATATGAAAACCACGTCATCGTTTGTGGCTTTGGTCGTGTGGGGCAAATGGCTGCAAGTCAGTTAGAGTCACATGACCAGCAGGTGGTGGTGATTGAAATGGATGAAGGAAAGATCGATCTGATCAATGAAACCAAGCCTTATTGGTGTATCCACGGTAATGCTACGCAAGATGAACTCTTGCAACGCGCTGGAATTGACAAGGCGCAAGCGTTGATTACCACCCTTCCAGATGATGCGGCCAATCTGTACGTAGTACTCACGGCGAAAGAACTCAACAATCGTTTGACTTTGATCAGTCGTGCTTCTAAATCGGAATCGGTAAAGAAGTTGCGCATCGCTGGTGCGGATAACGTAATCATGCCTGATAGCGTCGGTGGGGCACACATGGCTTCACTTGTCGTGACACCAGATGTGATTGACTTCATCGACCATATTCGCATCCAAGGAGAGGGGGAAATCAACCTGGAAGAGGTGGCCTTCACTGATCTTCCACCTGATTTTCAATACCAGACCTTGGGTGAGCTGGATGTTCGTAATCGCATCGGAGTCAATATCATCGGATTCAAAACTACCGATGGTCAATACATCATTAACCCAGGATCAGAAACCCGCATTGTTCCGAACTCAAAACTTTTCGTCCTCGGAAACCCGAAGCAGATCAAACTACTGAATCGTATCTTCGGCATCCAAGCGACTTAA